A window of Lujinxingia sediminis contains these coding sequences:
- a CDS encoding metallophosphoesterase family protein, whose amino-acid sequence MSMPGAIFKWIDCTDKTRPRDLRRPENTILRLAQLTDLHVPGEVELVSRLRDLISPHVSLQNISHEISAISNEVGHHYRSARKLYNGLVRKTLVGLHRLGVDHLVITGDLVHCGLAEEFLDVRAALEVTGWWGEDRLTVIPGNHDRFNIYESYPSEPMEHFFPVVTPREPMLKELPGGVALLALDSNRDPVDDRHYLERWLPNTVGRIYPEALDWIERHRAQVEGRRLVTLLHHHISSDWHPRSATKSFGGLMEPADGADELIEAIDLIDPYSLILHGHKHDVMPVDYALGTHQLGNPGGFANALRFNVIDFNVHGEQVMTQLELRP is encoded by the coding sequence ATGAGCATGCCGGGAGCAATATTCAAATGGATTGACTGCACGGATAAGACGCGGCCGCGGGATCTGCGCCGTCCGGAGAATACGATCTTGAGGCTGGCGCAGCTCACCGATCTGCATGTGCCCGGGGAGGTGGAGCTGGTCAGTCGACTCCGCGATCTGATCTCGCCGCATGTCTCGTTGCAGAACATCTCGCATGAGATCTCGGCGATCTCCAATGAGGTGGGGCATCATTATCGCTCGGCGCGCAAGCTCTACAACGGGCTTGTGCGCAAGACGCTGGTGGGGCTGCATCGGCTGGGGGTGGACCACCTGGTGATCACAGGCGATCTGGTGCACTGCGGGCTGGCGGAGGAGTTTTTGGATGTGCGTGCGGCGCTGGAGGTGACCGGGTGGTGGGGGGAGGACCGGCTGACGGTGATTCCGGGAAATCACGACCGTTTTAATATCTATGAGAGTTATCCCAGTGAGCCGATGGAGCACTTTTTTCCGGTGGTGACACCGCGTGAGCCGATGCTCAAGGAGCTGCCGGGTGGCGTGGCGTTGCTGGCGTTGGACAGCAATCGGGATCCGGTGGATGACCGACATTATCTGGAGCGGTGGTTGCCGAACACGGTGGGGCGGATCTATCCGGAGGCTCTGGACTGGATTGAGCGGCACCGGGCTCAGGTGGAGGGGCGACGGCTGGTGACGTTGTTGCACCATCATATCAGCTCGGACTGGCATCCGCGCAGCGCGACGAAGTCATTTGGAGGCTTGATGGAGCCGGCCGATGGCGCGGATGAGTTGATCGAGGCGATTGACCTGATCGATCCGTATTCACTGATTCTGCATGGTCATAAGCACGATGTGATGCCGGTGGACTACGCGCTGGGGACGCACCAGCTGGGGAATCCGGGAGGGTTTGCCAACGCGTTGCGCTTTAACGTGATCGATTTCAACGTGCATGGGGAGCAGGTGATGACGCAGTTGGAGTTGCGTCCCTGA